From the genome of candidate division KSB1 bacterium:
GATTTCCGACGCGGTGTTGGATGCCATCTTCGCGCAGGATCCCAAGGCGCGCGTGGCCTGCGAAACCTTCGTCACCACCGGCCTCGCGGTGGTGGGCGGCGAAATCACCACCGATTGTTACGTGCACATCCCCGACATCGTCCGCCAAATGATCAAAGACATCGGCTACACCAACGCCAGTTACGGCTATGACTATGAGACCTGCGCGGTGCTCACCTCCATCGACCGGCAATCACCGGACATCGCGATGGGTGTTGACCGTGACGGTGCCGGTGACCAGGGCATGATGTTCGGCTACGCCACCAACGAAACGCCGGAGCTCATGCCCATGCCCATCCTGCTGGCGCACAAGCTCTGCCGCCGTTTGGCCGAGGCCCGCAAGCAGGGCATTATCCCCTATCTCCGGCCGGATGGCAAGGCCCAGGTGTCCGTGCGGTACATCGACGGCAAGCCGCGCGCGGTCGAGGCGGTGGTGGTTTCCACCCAGCATCATCCGGAAGTGTCCCAGGAGCAAATTCGCGCCGACGTGATTGAAAAAGTGGTGAAGCACGTCATTCCCGCGGAAATGTTGGAAGAGGGCAAGGTGGTGTATCACATCAACCCCACCGGCCGTTTCGTGGTGGGCGGACCGCAGGGGGATGCCGGTC
Proteins encoded in this window:
- the metK gene encoding methionine adenosyltransferase; translation: MNSMLFTSESVTEGHPDKIADQISDAVLDAIFAQDPKARVACETFVTTGLAVVGGEITTDCYVHIPDIVRQMIKDIGYTNASYGYDYETCAVLTSIDRQSPDIAMGVDRDGAGDQGMMFGYATNETPELMPMPILLAHKLCRRLAEARKQGIIPYLRPDGKAQVSVRYIDGKPRAVEAVVVSTQHHPEVSQEQIRADVIEKVVKHVIPAEMLEEGKVVYHINPTGRFVVGGPQGDAGLTGRKIIVDTYGGFGRHGGGAFSGKDPTKVDRSGAYAMRHVAKNIVAAGLAERCEVQVAYAIGVAQPVSICVETFGTGKTSNQNLEALIRKHWDLRPRAIIEYFKLRRPIYRATAAYGHFGREGDGFTWEKLDKVEELTK